One Chlorobaculum limnaeum genomic window carries:
- a CDS encoding class II fructose-bisphosphate aldolase: MKKITGYKELGLVNSRDLFAKAVNGGYAIPAYNFNNLEQLQAIVMACVETASPVILQVSKGARSYANQTLLRHLAAGAVEYAAELGKAVPIVLHLDHGDSFELCKDCIETGFSSVMIDGSHLSYEDNVALTRKVVEFAHQHDVTVEGELGVLAGIEDEVHAATHTYTEPDQVEDFVGKTGVDSLAIAIGTSHGAFKFKPGEEHSIRLDILAEIEKRIPGFPIVLHGASSVPQELVQMINAHGGKLMDAVGIGEEQLREAARSAVCKINIDSDGRLAMTAAVRKVLDEKPEEFDPRKYLGPARDALKQLYIHKIVNVLGSNGKA, from the coding sequence ATGAAGAAAATTACCGGTTATAAAGAACTGGGACTCGTCAACAGCCGTGACCTTTTCGCCAAGGCCGTTAACGGCGGATACGCGATTCCAGCGTATAACTTCAACAATCTCGAACAGTTGCAGGCGATCGTCATGGCTTGCGTCGAGACCGCTTCTCCGGTCATCCTCCAGGTTTCGAAAGGCGCGCGCAGCTACGCCAACCAGACGCTTTTACGCCATCTGGCCGCTGGCGCTGTAGAATACGCCGCCGAACTCGGCAAGGCCGTGCCGATCGTGCTGCACCTCGACCACGGAGACAGCTTCGAGCTGTGCAAGGACTGTATTGAAACCGGCTTCTCGTCGGTAATGATCGATGGCTCGCACCTGAGCTATGAGGACAATGTGGCGCTGACCCGCAAGGTCGTTGAATTCGCGCACCAGCATGACGTCACCGTCGAGGGCGAACTCGGCGTGCTTGCCGGCATCGAGGACGAAGTTCACGCCGCGACGCACACCTACACCGAGCCTGACCAGGTCGAGGATTTCGTCGGTAAAACCGGCGTTGACAGCCTTGCCATCGCTATCGGCACCTCTCACGGCGCGTTCAAGTTCAAGCCAGGCGAAGAGCACAGCATCCGCCTCGACATCCTCGCCGAAATCGAAAAGCGCATTCCCGGCTTCCCGATCGTGCTGCACGGCGCTTCGTCAGTGCCGCAGGAGCTGGTGCAGATGATCAACGCGCACGGCGGCAAGCTCATGGATGCCGTCGGCATCGGCGAAGAGCAGCTCCGCGAAGCCGCCCGTTCGGCGGTCTGCAAGATCAACATCGACTCGGATGGCCGCCTCGCCATGACCGCTGCCGTGCGCAAGGTGCTCGACGAGAAGCCGGAGGAGTTCGATCCGCGCAAGTACCTCGGCCCGGCCCGCGACGCGCTCAAGCAGCTTTACATCCACAAGATCGTCAACGTGCTCGGCTCCAACGGCAAGGCGTAA
- a CDS encoding M20 metallopeptidase family protein, translating into MHNEEFSTLAARVREAASRIYPEVATLRRHLHQHPELSFEEFQTTAFIREYLAGLGIEAEPPLMETGVIALLRGEGEASGQRRTVALRADIDALPLQEENRHDFCSTVERCMHACGHDMHTAMLLGAANVLNGMKDALKGDVLLIFQPAEEKAPGGARPLIEAGLLKKYNPSAIFAQHCFPSVKSGSIAMCKGSFMAAADELYITIHGQGGHASAPHKTRDPILASAHIITALQHLVSRVSPPHEPAVLSIASINGGHATNVIPGKVTMMGTMRTMNEELRALLHEKFDRTVKQVAAAFDCEAEVEIRSGYPVLFNDPDMTDIAWEAAKEFLGDEKVHQSEKLMTAEDFAYYLRECPGSFWQLGTGLDGSAPGNLLHSPTFDPDEHALETGMGMLSYLALRYLAG; encoded by the coding sequence ATGCACAATGAAGAGTTCAGTACCCTCGCAGCCAGGGTTCGTGAGGCTGCAAGCAGAATCTATCCGGAAGTAGCGACGCTGCGGCGTCACCTGCACCAGCATCCCGAGCTTTCCTTCGAGGAGTTCCAGACGACAGCATTCATCAGGGAGTATCTCGCCGGGCTTGGCATCGAAGCCGAGCCACCGCTCATGGAGACGGGCGTCATTGCGCTGCTTCGGGGCGAGGGCGAGGCGTCCGGCCAGCGGCGCACGGTGGCGCTGCGGGCCGACATCGACGCCCTGCCGCTTCAGGAGGAGAATCGTCACGACTTCTGCTCGACGGTCGAGCGCTGCATGCACGCCTGCGGTCACGACATGCACACGGCGATGCTGCTTGGCGCGGCTAACGTCCTGAACGGCATGAAGGATGCGCTGAAGGGCGACGTGCTGCTGATTTTCCAGCCGGCGGAGGAGAAAGCGCCCGGCGGAGCAAGGCCGCTGATCGAGGCGGGATTGCTGAAAAAGTACAATCCCTCGGCTATCTTCGCGCAGCACTGCTTTCCGAGCGTCAAAAGCGGCAGTATCGCCATGTGCAAGGGGAGCTTCATGGCCGCTGCCGACGAGCTGTATATCACGATTCACGGCCAGGGCGGCCACGCCTCCGCGCCGCACAAGACCCGCGACCCGATTCTCGCCTCGGCCCATATCATCACGGCGTTGCAGCATCTGGTCAGCCGCGTCTCGCCGCCGCACGAACCGGCGGTGCTCTCCATCGCCTCGATCAACGGCGGTCACGCCACCAACGTCATCCCCGGAAAGGTGACGATGATGGGCACGATGCGCACCATGAACGAGGAGCTACGCGCGCTCCTGCACGAGAAGTTCGACAGGACGGTCAAACAGGTTGCCGCCGCGTTCGATTGTGAAGCCGAGGTCGAGATCAGGAGCGGTTATCCCGTTTTGTTCAACGATCCCGACATGACCGACATCGCCTGGGAGGCAGCCAAGGAGTTTCTCGGCGACGAGAAGGTGCACCAGTCCGAGAAGCTCATGACTGCCGAGGATTTCGCCTACTATCTGCGCGAGTGTCCCGGAAGCTTCTGGCAACTCGGCACTGGGCTCGACGGCTCCGCTCCGGGCAACCTGCTGCACTCGCCAACCTTCGACCCCGACGAGCACGCCCTCGAAACCGGCATGGGGATGCTCAGCTATCTGGCGCTGCGGTATCTGGCGGGGTAA
- a CDS encoding histidine kinase, protein MAVTFSHLVEADFPVVTLGSSTVEAARRIVGSGCVCAPVLDGDRYLGMIFLSALLGGRKGWPTARERLVEELLEAVRTYRPDEQLFDNLISVAASKCGVVPLADAEGRYAGVVSSKRILGFLAERIHSGEGGSTMEIEVPPTGAKLSEIIETIEKNDASILSFTSWPSGVAGGGRIIFFRVASHDFFRLVRNMENYGYIIRYHSIFPDAGYDELREKALEFIHYMDM, encoded by the coding sequence ATGGCCGTGACCTTCTCACATCTGGTCGAGGCGGACTTTCCGGTCGTTACCCTTGGCAGCTCGACAGTCGAAGCAGCGCGGAGAATTGTCGGGTCGGGGTGCGTCTGCGCTCCGGTGCTCGACGGCGATCGCTATCTGGGAATGATTTTTCTTTCCGCCCTTCTCGGGGGCCGGAAGGGATGGCCGACGGCCAGGGAGAGGCTCGTCGAGGAGCTGCTCGAAGCCGTCAGGACGTATCGGCCAGACGAGCAGCTTTTCGACAACCTCATCTCCGTGGCAGCGTCGAAGTGCGGCGTCGTGCCGCTTGCCGACGCGGAGGGGCGGTACGCCGGGGTGGTTTCGAGCAAGCGAATCCTTGGCTTCCTGGCCGAACGGATTCACTCCGGCGAGGGCGGTTCGACCATGGAGATCGAGGTGCCCCCTACCGGGGCGAAGCTTTCCGAAATCATCGAGACCATCGAAAAGAACGACGCCTCGATCCTCAGCTTCACGTCATGGCCAAGCGGCGTGGCGGGCGGAGGAAGAATCATCTTTTTCAGGGTCGCCAGCCACGATTTTTTCCGACTTGTCAGGAACATGGAGAATTACGGATATATTATCCGCTACCACTCCATCTTTCCGGATGCGGGTTACGACGAGCTTCGTGAAAAGGCGCTTGAATTCATCCACTACATGGACATGTAA
- the rpiB gene encoding ribose 5-phosphate isomerase B, whose translation MKIAVGSDHAGYELKKNVLSWLEKHGYDFEDMGPYSAESVDYPDFAHKVAEAVAKGLFDQGILMCGTGIGISIAANKVKGIRAANVCGPEYAALARQHNDANVLAFGARFNDEASAAKILESWFASEFEGGRHQRRIDKIEYCC comes from the coding sequence ATGAAGATTGCAGTTGGAAGCGATCACGCAGGGTATGAGCTGAAAAAAAACGTGCTCTCATGGCTTGAAAAACATGGTTACGATTTCGAGGATATGGGTCCTTATTCAGCCGAATCGGTCGATTATCCCGATTTCGCTCACAAGGTTGCCGAAGCGGTTGCAAAAGGTCTTTTCGACCAGGGAATCCTGATGTGCGGCACCGGCATCGGCATCTCCATCGCCGCAAACAAGGTGAAGGGGATTCGCGCGGCAAATGTGTGCGGCCCCGAATACGCAGCGCTGGCGCGTCAACACAACGACGCCAACGTGCTCGCCTTCGGTGCGCGTTTCAATGACGAAGCGAGCGCCGCGAAGATTCTCGAAAGCTGGTTCGCCTCTGAATTTGAGGGCGGACGCCATCAGCGCCGGATCGACAAAATCGAGTACTGCTGCTGA
- the ppk1 gene encoding polyphosphate kinase 1 has product MRNAENGTLTASAMVEPDLRDPSLYVNRELSWIDFNQRVLEEALDSAAHPLLERIKFISIFSSNLDEFFMIRVAGLDDQCAAGINERSVDGLTPIEMVEQIRERVIGQLRQRNACFFDEIIPALKRKGIEFVSVTSLSSQQQRVLQAYFRKEIFPVLTPLAFDTGHPFPFMSNLSLNLAIELEDEESGSIRFARVKVPGILSRIVRLDQIEELGFDDGRIRLLWLEDLVEHNLDQLFPKMRILQCHPFRIIRDADIEIEEDEAGDLLESIEQGVRSRRYGKVVRLDINPDMPHSIRTLLVQNLETYERNVYEICGVLGMSSLMELIGIDRPDLKDELFVPNNPLDGKRAADMFTELRSGDVLLHHPYDSFKPVVDLIWQAARDPDVLSIKQTLYRVGSNSPVVKALMFAAEQRKQVAVLVELKARFDEENNILWARALEDAGAHVVYGLPGLKTHAKLTMIVRREQEGLRHYLHLGTGNYNIVTSRIYTDYSYLTTSPELADDVTELFNSLTGYSKHRHYRSLIVSPLNTRKWMMEMIRNEIEHQKRNGNGRIVMKMNALVDDEIIRALYRASVAGVKIDLVVRGICCLRPGVPGISENIRVISVIGRFLEHSRAYYFNNGGHARLFLGSADIMPRNLDKRVETLFPVLDQRLVESVKSDLELILSDNRKAWEMQPDGTYLKKRNGRSATDSQRLFMRRSLRRKKNIKTKVN; this is encoded by the coding sequence ATGAGGAACGCGGAAAACGGGACATTGACCGCCAGTGCGATGGTCGAACCGGATCTGCGCGATCCGTCGCTCTACGTGAACCGTGAGCTGAGCTGGATCGATTTCAACCAGCGCGTCCTCGAAGAGGCGCTCGATTCCGCCGCGCATCCCTTGCTGGAGCGCATCAAGTTCATCTCGATATTCAGCTCCAACCTCGACGAATTCTTCATGATCCGCGTGGCGGGACTCGACGACCAGTGCGCCGCGGGCATCAACGAACGTTCGGTCGATGGCCTTACCCCCATCGAGATGGTCGAGCAGATCCGCGAGCGCGTCATCGGCCAGCTCCGGCAGCGCAACGCCTGCTTCTTCGACGAAATCATTCCGGCCCTCAAAAGGAAAGGGATCGAATTTGTCAGCGTCACTTCACTTTCCAGCCAGCAGCAGCGAGTGCTTCAGGCCTATTTCAGGAAGGAGATATTTCCGGTTCTGACGCCGCTGGCGTTCGATACGGGCCACCCGTTTCCCTTCATGTCCAACCTCTCGCTGAATCTGGCCATCGAACTCGAAGACGAAGAGAGCGGATCGATCAGGTTCGCGCGCGTCAAGGTGCCCGGCATTCTGTCGAGAATCGTCCGGCTCGACCAGATAGAGGAGCTTGGTTTCGACGACGGCCGGATTCGCCTGTTGTGGCTCGAAGATCTTGTCGAGCACAACCTGGATCAGCTTTTTCCGAAGATGCGCATTTTGCAGTGCCACCCATTCAGGATCATCCGGGACGCGGATATCGAGATCGAAGAGGACGAAGCGGGCGATCTGCTCGAAAGCATCGAGCAGGGGGTGCGCTCTCGCCGGTACGGAAAGGTGGTGCGTCTCGATATCAACCCCGACATGCCGCACTCCATCAGGACGCTTCTGGTGCAGAATCTCGAAACTTACGAGCGGAATGTCTATGAAATCTGCGGCGTGCTCGGCATGAGTTCATTGATGGAGCTTATCGGCATCGACCGGCCTGATCTGAAAGATGAACTCTTCGTGCCGAACAATCCGCTCGATGGCAAGCGTGCTGCCGACATGTTCACGGAACTGCGTTCCGGCGATGTGCTGCTGCACCATCCTTACGATTCGTTCAAACCGGTGGTCGATCTCATCTGGCAGGCGGCGCGCGACCCCGACGTGCTTTCCATCAAGCAGACGCTTTATCGAGTGGGCAGCAATTCACCGGTGGTCAAGGCGCTGATGTTCGCCGCCGAGCAGCGCAAACAGGTAGCCGTGCTGGTCGAGCTCAAGGCGAGGTTCGACGAGGAGAACAACATCCTCTGGGCCAGGGCGCTCGAAGATGCCGGTGCGCACGTGGTTTACGGCCTGCCCGGCCTCAAGACCCACGCCAAGCTGACCATGATCGTGCGGCGCGAGCAGGAGGGGCTTCGTCACTATCTGCATCTCGGCACCGGCAACTACAACATCGTGACTTCGAGAATCTATACCGATTACAGCTATCTGACCACCAGTCCCGAGCTTGCCGACGATGTCACCGAGCTGTTCAACTCCCTGACTGGCTACTCGAAGCATCGCCACTACCGCTCGCTGATCGTATCGCCGCTAAACACCCGGAAGTGGATGATGGAGATGATCCGCAACGAAATCGAGCATCAGAAGCGAAACGGAAACGGCAGAATCGTCATGAAAATGAACGCTCTGGTCGATGACGAGATCATCCGTGCGCTCTACCGGGCATCGGTGGCCGGAGTGAAGATCGACCTGGTCGTCCGGGGCATCTGTTGCCTCAGGCCGGGAGTGCCGGGCATCAGCGAGAACATCCGCGTCATCAGCGTGATCGGCCGTTTTCTCGAACACAGCCGGGCATATTACTTCAACAACGGCGGTCACGCGCGGCTCTTCCTGGGCAGCGCGGATATCATGCCGCGGAACCTCGACAAGCGGGTCGAGACGCTCTTTCCCGTACTCGATCAGCGCCTGGTCGAATCGGTGAAGTCCGATCTCGAACTGATTCTGAGCGATAACCGCAAGGCCTGGGAGATGCAGCCGGATGGAACATATTTGAAAAAACGGAACGGACGCTCGGCGACCGACAGCCAGAGGCTGTTCATGCGGCGCTCTCTCCGGAGGAAAAAAAACATAAAAACAAAGGTTAACTGA
- a CDS encoding 5-formyltetrahydrofolate cyclo-ligase, with protein MTLQRWLSDSEKIQAHAVSLPLLVQAERVHCYVSMEHDREARTLELLEKLALERKAVYMPYIEKGVMKNAVYHQGQRFRVSPSAPATPEPLALSEEMRFDVVFVPLAGFDRSGGRIGFGKGWYDRFFSSLSSCGVHPVKVGLAFSFQEVPSVPCDPWDERLDMVVTENEIINCQHNSR; from the coding sequence ATGACGCTGCAGAGGTGGCTGTCGGATAGCGAAAAGATTCAGGCGCACGCCGTTTCGTTGCCGCTGTTGGTCCAGGCCGAGAGGGTTCACTGTTACGTTTCCATGGAACATGACCGCGAGGCGCGGACGCTGGAGCTTCTCGAAAAGCTCGCGCTTGAACGGAAAGCGGTATATATGCCTTATATTGAAAAGGGTGTCATGAAGAACGCAGTCTACCATCAGGGGCAGCGCTTCAGGGTTTCGCCATCGGCTCCGGCCACTCCCGAGCCGCTCGCGCTGTCCGAAGAGATGCGGTTCGACGTCGTTTTCGTACCGCTTGCGGGCTTCGACCGGAGCGGTGGACGCATCGGATTTGGTAAGGGTTGGTATGACCGTTTTTTCAGTTCTCTCTCTTCATGCGGCGTCCATCCGGTGAAAGTCGGTTTGGCGTTCAGCTTTCAGGAAGTTCCGTCTGTACCGTGCGATCCGTGGGACGAGCGGCTCGACATGGTCGTAACAGAAAATGAAATCATCAATTGCCAGCATAACAGCAGATGA